In a genomic window of Streptomyces pristinaespiralis:
- a CDS encoding TetR family transcriptional regulator, producing the protein MTAQGRPTMPATPPLTERQEARRRRILHASARLASRGGFDAVQMREVAESSSVALGTLYRYFPSKIHLLVATMQDQLQQMHTTLRKRPPGGESPSERAAETLMRAFRALQREPHLADAMVRALTFADRSVSPEVDTVSRQTTAIILDAMGIEHPTPEQLSAVRVIEHTWHSALITWLSGRASIAQVKIDIETVCRLIDLTSPDAAPTGRGRTSGDARRDTAHGRS; encoded by the coding sequence ATGACAGCGCAAGGAAGGCCGACGATGCCCGCGACGCCGCCCCTCACGGAACGACAGGAGGCGCGCCGCCGCCGCATCCTGCACGCGAGCGCGAGGCTCGCGAGCCGTGGCGGCTTCGACGCGGTGCAGATGCGGGAGGTCGCCGAATCGTCGAGCGTCGCGCTCGGCACGCTGTACCGCTACTTCCCCTCCAAGATCCATCTGCTGGTCGCGACCATGCAGGACCAGCTCCAGCAGATGCACACGACGCTGCGCAAGCGCCCGCCGGGCGGGGAGAGCCCTTCCGAGCGGGCCGCGGAGACGCTGATGCGGGCCTTCCGGGCGCTCCAGCGCGAGCCGCACCTCGCGGACGCGATGGTGCGGGCGCTGACCTTCGCGGACCGCAGTGTGAGCCCCGAGGTCGACACCGTCTCGCGGCAGACGACGGCGATCATCCTGGACGCCATGGGGATCGAGCACCCGACGCCGGAGCAGCTCTCCGCCGTCCGCGTCATCGAGCACACCTGGCACTCGGCGCTGATCACCTGGCTGTCGGGGCGCGCCTCGATCGCCCAGGTGAAGATCGACATCGAGACGGTCTGCCGGCTGATCGACCTGACGTCGCCCGACGCGGCGCCGACGGGGCGGGGCAGGACGTCGGGCGACGCGCGTCGAGACACGGCCCACGGCCGGTCGTGA
- a CDS encoding glycosyltransferase family 4 protein, translating to MTAEAIEAGPRAGTSGTSGSGDAPLRIAFLTYKGNPFCGGQGVYVRHLSRELARLGHRVEVIGAQPYPVLDEGVPLTELPSLDLYRSPDPFRTPGRGEYRDWIDALEVATMWTGGFPEPLTFSLRARRHLLARRGEFDVVHDNQTLGYGLLGDIGAPLVTTIHHPITVDRQLDLDAAETWQRRASVRRWYGFTRMQKRVARRLPSVLTVSGSSQQEIVDHLGVRRERVHVVHIGADTDLFSPDPSVAEVPGRIVTTSSADVPLKGLVHLVEALAKLRTENPEAHLVVVGKRAEDGPVAQLIERYGLDDAVRFVKGITDAELVDLVRSAQIACVPSLYEGFSLPAAEAMATGTPLVATTGGAIPEVAGPDGETCLAVPPGDAEALAAALRRLLGDPDLRARLGDAGRARVLARFTWKQAAIGTAERYREAIAASSAASVRTH from the coding sequence GTGACCGCAGAGGCCATAGAGGCCGGCCCCCGAGCGGGCACGTCAGGCACGTCCGGCAGCGGTGATGCCCCGCTGCGCATCGCCTTCCTGACGTACAAGGGGAACCCGTTCTGCGGCGGCCAGGGCGTCTACGTACGCCACCTGTCGCGTGAACTCGCCCGGCTGGGCCACCGCGTCGAGGTGATCGGCGCCCAGCCCTACCCGGTCCTCGACGAGGGCGTGCCGCTCACCGAGCTGCCCAGCCTCGACCTGTACCGGAGCCCCGACCCGTTCCGCACGCCCGGCCGCGGCGAGTACCGGGACTGGATCGACGCACTCGAGGTCGCCACCATGTGGACCGGCGGCTTCCCCGAGCCGCTGACGTTCTCCCTCCGCGCCCGCCGCCACCTGCTGGCCCGGCGCGGCGAGTTCGACGTCGTCCACGACAACCAGACGCTCGGCTACGGCCTCCTCGGCGACATCGGCGCACCGCTGGTCACCACGATCCACCACCCGATCACCGTGGACCGGCAGCTTGACCTCGACGCCGCGGAGACCTGGCAGCGCCGCGCGTCCGTGCGCCGCTGGTACGGCTTCACCCGCATGCAGAAGCGCGTCGCCCGCCGGCTGCCCTCCGTGCTCACCGTCTCCGGCTCCTCGCAGCAGGAGATCGTCGACCACCTCGGCGTCCGGCGCGAGCGCGTCCATGTCGTCCACATCGGCGCCGACACCGACCTCTTCTCGCCGGACCCCTCCGTCGCCGAGGTCCCCGGGCGGATCGTCACCACCTCCAGCGCCGACGTCCCCCTCAAGGGACTCGTCCACCTCGTCGAGGCGCTCGCCAAACTGCGCACCGAGAACCCGGAGGCCCACCTCGTCGTCGTCGGCAAGCGCGCCGAGGACGGCCCGGTGGCGCAGCTCATCGAGCGCTACGGCCTCGACGACGCCGTCCGGTTCGTCAAGGGCATCACCGACGCCGAACTGGTCGACCTGGTGCGCAGCGCCCAGATCGCCTGTGTGCCGTCCCTGTACGAGGGCTTCTCGCTGCCCGCCGCGGAGGCCATGGCCACCGGCACGCCGCTCGTCGCCACCACGGGCGGTGCGATCCCCGAGGTCGCCGGCCCCGACGGCGAGACCTGCCTGGCCGTGCCGCCCGGCGACGCCGAGGCCCTCGCCGCCGCACTGCGCCGCCTCCTCGGCGATCCGGACCTGCGGGCCCGGCTCGGTGACGCCGGCCGGGCCAGGGTGCTGGCCCGCTTCACCTGGAAGCAGGCCGCGATCGGCACCGCGGAACGCTACCGCGAGGCGATCGCCGCATCATCGGCCGCCTCCGTGCGCACCCACTGA
- a CDS encoding class I SAM-dependent methyltransferase, with translation MLTVDFSRFPLAPGDRVLDLGCGAGRHAFECYRRGAQVVALDQNGEEIREVAKWFAAMKEAGEAPAGATATAMEGDALNLPFPDESFDVVIISEVMEHIPDDKGVLAEMVRVLRPGGRIAVTVPRYGPEKICWALSDAYHEVEGGHIRIYKADELLAKMKQAGLRPYGTHHAHALHSPYWWLKCAFGVDNDKALPVKAYHKLLVWDIMKKPLATRVAEQALNPLIGKSFVAYATKPHLPVDAAK, from the coding sequence GTGCTGACCGTCGACTTCTCCCGCTTCCCGCTCGCCCCGGGCGACCGCGTGCTCGATCTGGGCTGCGGCGCCGGCCGGCACGCGTTCGAGTGCTACCGGCGCGGAGCGCAGGTCGTTGCCCTCGACCAGAACGGCGAGGAGATCCGCGAGGTCGCCAAGTGGTTCGCCGCGATGAAGGAGGCCGGTGAGGCCCCCGCCGGCGCGACGGCCACCGCCATGGAGGGCGACGCCCTCAACCTGCCCTTCCCCGACGAGTCGTTCGACGTCGTCATCATCTCCGAGGTGATGGAGCACATCCCCGACGACAAGGGAGTGCTCGCCGAGATGGTCCGCGTCCTGCGCCCCGGCGGCCGCATCGCGGTCACCGTGCCGCGCTACGGCCCCGAGAAGATCTGCTGGGCGCTCAGCGACGCCTACCACGAGGTCGAGGGCGGCCACATCCGCATCTACAAGGCCGACGAACTGCTCGCCAAGATGAAGCAGGCGGGCCTGCGGCCGTACGGCACCCACCACGCGCACGCGCTGCACTCGCCGTACTGGTGGCTGAAGTGCGCCTTCGGCGTCGACAACGACAAGGCGCTGCCGGTGAAGGCGTACCACAAGCTCCTCGTCTGGGACATCATGAAGAAGCCCCTGGCCACCCGGGTCGCCGAGCAGGCGCTGAACCCGCTGATCGGCAAGAGCTTCGTGGCGTACGCGACCAAGCCGCACCTGCCCGTGGACGCGGCCAAGTGA